A window of the Streptomyces finlayi genome harbors these coding sequences:
- a CDS encoding serine/threonine-protein kinase produces the protein MEHLQGTDGGLVLAGRYRLGEVLGRGGMGKVWRAHDEVLGRTVAVKELTAGLYVAEADRAVLHARTQKEARAAARITHPGVVTVHDVIEYDNRPWIVMQYVDGPSLADAAKESGEIEPREAARIGLHVLSALRAAHGAGVLHRDVKPGNVLLARDGRVLLTDFGIAAIEGDSTITRTGELVGSIDYLAPERVRGGDPGPASDLWSLGATLYTAVEGRSPFRRTSPISTMQAVVIDEPPAPRRAGPLGPVITALLRKEPGDRPTATEAERMLLDAMEGREPRAAQAYVPTQRVPDEALRGLSATDGSTTHLPRPVRPDPSGTFPGPGGVPAAPARAGGGQWRTALMTLTVVVALAAAAGLLVSRFAGGEENVPAKEAVGPVTRPAASTAPEPTEEPKQTTSEIPDGWKRVDDPAGFSLVVPPGWERQTDGSQIDYTPDNGRHRMRISIDPDPDFDSPFAHTQSIEKDLHKRLPEYTRLVLEPNIHRDRPGALWEFTWTESKDHPGPRHGIDQMYYAEAGGPEYAFYMTGPEEDWPESRERFDTMVRSWQPPAGDG, from the coding sequence GTGGAACATCTGCAGGGCACTGACGGGGGACTCGTACTGGCCGGGCGCTACCGGCTCGGTGAGGTTCTCGGGCGGGGCGGCATGGGCAAGGTCTGGCGCGCCCACGACGAGGTGCTGGGCCGGACGGTCGCCGTCAAGGAGCTCACCGCGGGGCTGTACGTGGCCGAGGCCGACCGGGCCGTCCTGCACGCCCGTACGCAGAAGGAAGCACGCGCGGCGGCGCGCATCACCCACCCCGGGGTCGTCACCGTCCATGACGTCATCGAGTACGACAACCGCCCCTGGATCGTCATGCAGTACGTCGACGGGCCCTCGCTCGCCGACGCCGCCAAGGAGTCCGGCGAGATCGAACCCCGGGAGGCGGCCAGGATCGGCCTTCACGTGCTGAGCGCCCTGCGCGCCGCACACGGCGCCGGGGTGCTGCACCGTGACGTCAAGCCCGGCAACGTCCTGCTCGCCCGTGACGGGCGGGTGCTGCTCACCGACTTCGGGATCGCGGCGATCGAGGGCGACTCCACGATCACCCGGACCGGCGAACTCGTCGGCTCCATCGACTACCTGGCGCCCGAACGGGTTCGCGGAGGCGACCCCGGTCCCGCCTCCGACCTCTGGTCGCTGGGCGCCACGCTCTACACGGCCGTCGAGGGACGTTCGCCGTTCCGCCGCACCTCCCCCATCTCGACCATGCAGGCCGTCGTCATCGACGAACCTCCCGCGCCGCGCCGGGCGGGCCCGCTGGGCCCCGTGATCACCGCGCTGCTGCGCAAGGAGCCGGGGGACCGGCCGACGGCGACCGAGGCGGAACGCATGCTGCTGGACGCCATGGAGGGGCGCGAACCCCGTGCGGCGCAGGCGTACGTGCCGACCCAGCGGGTGCCGGACGAGGCCCTGCGGGGGCTTTCGGCGACAGACGGTTCGACGACGCACCTGCCGCGCCCGGTTCGGCCGGACCCCTCGGGCACCTTCCCCGGACCTGGAGGCGTGCCCGCTGCCCCTGCGCGCGCGGGCGGCGGCCAGTGGCGTACGGCACTCATGACACTCACCGTGGTGGTCGCCCTGGCGGCGGCGGCCGGTCTCCTGGTGTCCAGGTTCGCGGGCGGCGAGGAGAACGTGCCCGCGAAGGAGGCCGTGGGGCCGGTCACCCGTCCCGCCGCCTCGACAGCGCCGGAGCCCACCGAGGAGCCGAAGCAGACCACCTCCGAGATACCCGACGGCTGGAAGAGGGTCGACGACCCGGCGGGTTTCAGCCTCGTCGTACCGCCCGGCTGGGAGCGGCAGACGGACGGCAGCCAGATCGACTACACGCCGGACAACGGCAGGCACCGCATGCGGATCAGCATCGATCCGGACCCGGACTTCGACAGCCCGTTCGCGCACACGCAGAGCATCGAGAAGGACCTCCACAAGCGCCTGCCCGAATACACCCGCCTGGTCCTCGAGCCGAACATTCACCGGGACCGGCCCGGTGCCCTCTGGGAGTTCACCTGGACCGAGTCCAAGGACCACCCGGGCCCCCGGCACGGGATCGACCAGATGTACTACGCGGAGGCCGGAGGTCCTGAGTACGCGTTCTACATGACGGGCCCCGAGGAGGACTGGCCGGAGAGCCGCGAACGGTTCGACACGATGGTGCGGAGCTGGCAGCCGCCCGCCGGCGACGGCTGA
- a CDS encoding protein kinase: MDDYAGRVLADRYRLPLPPSDAYELVETRAFDTYSGQEVLVRQVPLPEVVEAEVLDDGRDPRAFRADGPPPAARLATGRTVRRSTDPAVRRAIEAAQAAAQVPDHPRLDQVFDVFAEEGSLWIVSELVEARPLAALLAERPLNPYRAAEIGSDVLTALAVLHAHGWTHRNITVRTVLICDDGRVVLTGLAAGAAEEALCGYVPAPRTDDEDGYAAPAVESGPTGPYVPPAGPATDPYRPRPAAGVPASRPPAALDAPPFGPAPSAADGQELVPRPAHPAVPVPAPVAEPGAGSAAQLRAARAGAIAAYRAGARAAGRVGEEQGGEEDGRDALPGRRPPAERPLLPGAWSSTAEDPYDDEDDDEDDGDRGGDGGRDGGRDEPPGRRVHLAGTWDDGPGSGRPVPAGGSGEDSLRADSRRLGGAQGPGHGNPQERRPLPGGAPLGSWEEVVAGSGSSAPAYRGPATPLAAERARQARIAVVGAVTERWAPEQAGPVHENWQLAPPIGPSTDLWALGALLYRAVQGHAPYPEENAAELVQMVCGEPPAFAEECGALRPVVESLLRQDPAERPEFEELRGWLRSLVRSAPEPEAGTDVVTLPSPDDTRLPVVRRRGELVRRRRGRSGGSAHGRHRQGKQKQRYEQPRYDTTRREPRLPREPKGPKVLRTPSPRRDDGQSPRRLGRLLLVLILFAMAAAVAYALMFMPKTGPDEDTGTRGTPSGSAAPSEPDSRPPSGEASEPAGSQQPQTSRSAVALAPGYVLRKDAEGFEIGTPKDWRRSPANADRQVRYGSDGFSLLIVPGRDTVKVNGGDPLDYQRDKEPELQPFRESSWSSSTGLRRIDVGQQVMAEGQFTWQESGGREVYVRNLVMIVDGRYHTVQVIGPENERDRVTEIYEQAIASYRVAP, encoded by the coding sequence GTGGACGACTATGCGGGTCGGGTGCTTGCCGACCGCTACCGCCTTCCGCTGCCCCCGTCCGACGCGTACGAACTGGTCGAGACCCGGGCGTTCGACACATACAGCGGCCAGGAAGTCCTGGTGCGGCAGGTGCCGTTGCCGGAGGTCGTCGAGGCCGAGGTGCTCGACGACGGCCGGGACCCGCGCGCCTTCCGCGCGGACGGGCCGCCCCCCGCCGCCAGGCTCGCCACCGGCCGCACGGTGCGCAGGTCCACGGACCCCGCGGTACGGCGCGCGATCGAGGCGGCGCAGGCAGCCGCCCAGGTCCCCGACCACCCCCGGCTCGACCAGGTCTTCGACGTGTTCGCCGAGGAGGGGTCGCTCTGGATCGTGAGCGAACTGGTCGAGGCCCGCCCGCTCGCGGCGCTGCTCGCGGAGCGACCGCTCAACCCGTACCGGGCCGCCGAGATCGGCTCCGACGTGCTGACGGCCCTGGCCGTGCTCCACGCGCACGGCTGGACCCACCGCAACATCACCGTGCGCACGGTGCTGATCTGCGACGACGGCCGCGTCGTGCTGACCGGCCTGGCCGCCGGGGCGGCCGAGGAAGCGCTCTGCGGGTACGTTCCGGCGCCGCGTACGGACGACGAGGACGGCTACGCGGCCCCGGCGGTCGAGTCCGGTCCCACCGGCCCCTACGTGCCGCCCGCAGGCCCCGCCACGGACCCGTACCGCCCGCGGCCCGCCGCCGGGGTGCCGGCCTCCCGCCCGCCCGCCGCGCTCGACGCCCCGCCCTTCGGGCCGGCGCCGAGCGCGGCCGACGGCCAGGAGCTCGTACCCCGCCCCGCGCACCCCGCCGTGCCTGTTCCCGCCCCTGTCGCCGAGCCCGGCGCCGGGAGCGCCGCCCAGCTGCGTGCCGCGCGCGCCGGAGCCATCGCGGCGTACCGCGCGGGCGCGCGTGCGGCCGGCCGGGTCGGCGAGGAGCAGGGCGGCGAAGAGGACGGGCGGGACGCCCTGCCGGGCCGACGGCCCCCGGCCGAACGGCCGCTGCTGCCCGGAGCCTGGAGCTCCACGGCCGAGGACCCGTACGACGACGAGGACGACGACGAAGACGACGGCGACAGGGGCGGGGACGGCGGCCGGGACGGCGGCCGGGACGAGCCGCCCGGCCGGCGGGTGCATCTGGCCGGCACCTGGGACGACGGCCCCGGTTCCGGCCGTCCCGTGCCCGCGGGCGGCTCCGGCGAGGACTCGCTGCGCGCCGACTCCCGCCGCCTCGGTGGGGCCCAGGGGCCCGGCCACGGCAACCCCCAGGAACGCCGGCCGCTCCCCGGGGGCGCACCCTTGGGAAGCTGGGAGGAGGTCGTCGCGGGCAGCGGCAGCAGCGCGCCCGCCTACCGGGGCCCCGCGACGCCGCTGGCCGCCGAACGCGCACGCCAGGCCCGGATCGCCGTCGTCGGCGCGGTCACCGAGCGCTGGGCCCCCGAACAGGCGGGCCCGGTCCACGAGAACTGGCAGCTCGCCCCGCCCATCGGCCCCTCCACCGACCTGTGGGCCCTCGGCGCGCTCCTCTACCGCGCCGTCCAGGGCCACGCCCCGTATCCCGAGGAGAACGCGGCCGAACTCGTCCAGATGGTGTGCGGCGAACCGCCCGCCTTCGCGGAGGAGTGCGGCGCGCTGCGCCCGGTCGTCGAGTCGCTGCTGCGTCAGGACCCCGCGGAGCGACCCGAGTTCGAAGAGCTGCGCGGCTGGCTGCGTTCCCTCGTCCGCTCGGCTCCCGAACCCGAGGCGGGCACCGACGTCGTCACCCTGCCGTCGCCCGACGACACCCGGCTGCCCGTCGTACGCCGCCGTGGTGAGCTGGTACGCAGGCGCCGAGGCCGGTCGGGCGGCTCCGCGCACGGGCGGCACCGGCAGGGGAAGCAGAAGCAGCGGTACGAGCAGCCGCGCTACGACACGACGCGGCGCGAGCCCCGGCTGCCCCGTGAGCCCAAGGGCCCCAAGGTGCTGCGTACGCCCTCGCCCCGCCGGGACGACGGGCAGTCGCCCCGGCGGCTGGGACGCCTGCTGCTGGTGCTCATCCTGTTCGCCATGGCCGCCGCCGTCGCGTACGCCCTGATGTTCATGCCGAAGACCGGACCGGACGAGGACACCGGCACCCGGGGCACCCCGTCCGGTTCGGCCGCCCCGAGCGAGCCGGACAGCCGGCCGCCTTCCGGCGAGGCCTCGGAACCGGCCGGTTCGCAGCAACCGCAGACCAGCCGCTCCGCCGTCGCGCTCGCCCCGGGGTACGTGCTCCGCAAGGACGCGGAAGGCTTCGAGATCGGCACGCCCAAGGACTGGCGGCGCAGCCCGGCGAACGCGGACCGTCAGGTCCGTTACGGGAGCGACGGATTCAGCCTGCTGATCGTGCCCGGCCGGGACACGGTCAAGGTCAACGGCGGCGATCCGCTCGACTACCAGCGCGACAAGGAGCCCGAACTCCAGCCGTTCCGCGAGTCCAGCTGGTCCTCGTCCACGGGGCTGCGCCGTATCGACGTCGGCCAACAGGTGATGGCGGAAGGTCAGTTCACCTGGCAGGAGAGCGGCGGCCGTGAGGTGTACGTCCGCAACCTCGTGATGATCGTGGACGGCCGCTACCACACCGTCCAGGTCATCGGCCCGGAGAACGAGCGCGACCGCGTCACCGAGATCTACGAACAGGCCATCGCCTCCTACCGTGTTGCACCCTGA